One genomic region from Flagellimonas oceani encodes:
- a CDS encoding KAP family P-loop NTPase fold protein: MKNWFAKNMIKKEVRLLLLGIGLVIIFQNPLEDVFNSLIVKPILGQVQSNIFIDLTLLGFLIWMCYDIQGKFTKLTDLGKGYSAVLIFVLGIYIYYRFFSIRYQFTSLHLISEIAYLDIVMLYCFLLVILRPINQMKGKKGPEVSQSSGLVDEPIDDEEEDVLERMPKVRLLVDEIVAATNKNSIAFGVTGEWGSGKTSFLNLVEREISKRDQKDLLVLNFNPWLNLGTNTIIQEFFELLRLKIRPYSFDIYMDMGKYSRNILKSSPSSFFQFIGHLLEFGKDNSVTEDFKRINISLKNLGKKFLIVLDDMDRLKADEVFEILKLIRNTANFDNFIYLVAYDKTYISESLNKIGIPKNDAFAEKIFLKEEHLLPITEAKIKKYLADRLKEELPSKKQEIDNYFGYLVRYLTRDKGNFCLKHIRDVKRFLKNFLREYKEMEQEVDFKDYLNVKLLKFKFYDVYRILFLDSYYYLHPSQNTHSASGVARDALLLAYEGENKTGLAIRFRKFEESRLGIHATQVLNMGDDSLNDLKKLVSDLFTNNTYASKSHLSIVFPSHYYRYFQDMLQEHEISEEVFKSEIGKDLDSIQDAISRWNGEGKLDAVRARFYEVSIYNLPDRASFEKFIRAIFFLASIPMEKEEHAIGFYGYDLDNLRNVIGDYEERTSKKFYNGKRESLKAFTIELLNFEDYSLEFRACLLNRWYSYYHGDQWILSKPEIKALLIGAFKNYTQTVRFPDDDVWNYYGYCLVTEWDPSGPNSRTSRRVRFTEANDIFIAFIKDHLDQFLIRFIQTPHGLTEANKLGIESIVNDIFGNRSNFMSFLDDMKMKKDEGQLTSEFIDEFQEFAMQLEASGKDGIEFEFEFPPAMEVVASQVWRRA; this comes from the coding sequence ATGAAAAATTGGTTTGCCAAGAATATGATAAAGAAAGAGGTCAGGTTGCTTCTTTTGGGCATAGGACTTGTAATCATCTTTCAGAATCCTTTGGAAGACGTATTCAATTCATTAATAGTGAAGCCAATTCTTGGCCAAGTTCAATCCAACATTTTTATTGACCTTACACTACTTGGTTTTTTAATCTGGATGTGTTACGATATCCAGGGAAAATTCACCAAACTTACCGATTTGGGAAAGGGATATTCAGCTGTGTTGATCTTTGTACTGGGGATTTACATCTACTACCGATTTTTCTCGATTCGATATCAGTTTACCAGCCTTCATCTGATTTCGGAAATTGCTTATTTGGATATAGTCATGCTGTATTGCTTTTTGCTGGTGATTCTTAGGCCTATTAATCAAATGAAAGGCAAGAAGGGCCCTGAAGTCAGCCAATCTTCTGGATTGGTGGATGAACCCATAGATGATGAAGAGGAGGATGTATTGGAACGTATGCCCAAGGTCCGATTACTTGTTGATGAAATCGTTGCAGCTACAAATAAGAATTCCATAGCATTTGGGGTAACCGGTGAATGGGGATCCGGCAAGACCTCATTTTTGAATTTAGTTGAGCGTGAAATCAGCAAAAGGGATCAAAAGGATTTATTGGTATTAAATTTCAATCCATGGTTGAACTTGGGCACAAACACAATAATACAAGAGTTTTTTGAACTTCTTCGATTGAAAATTCGTCCCTACAGCTTTGATATCTATATGGATATGGGCAAGTACTCCAGAAACATTTTGAAATCAAGCCCAAGTTCCTTTTTTCAGTTTATAGGGCATCTTTTGGAATTCGGCAAAGACAATAGTGTCACGGAAGATTTTAAGCGGATCAACATTTCTTTGAAAAACTTGGGGAAAAAGTTTTTGATTGTGCTGGATGATATGGATCGGTTAAAGGCGGATGAAGTATTTGAGATATTGAAACTGATAAGAAACACTGCCAATTTTGACAACTTCATATATCTGGTTGCCTATGACAAGACCTATATTTCAGAATCCTTGAATAAAATTGGTATACCTAAAAACGATGCCTTCGCAGAAAAAATCTTTCTCAAGGAAGAGCACCTCTTACCAATTACGGAGGCCAAGATCAAGAAGTATCTCGCTGATCGGTTAAAGGAAGAACTTCCCTCAAAAAAACAAGAAATTGACAATTACTTTGGTTATTTAGTACGTTACTTGACCAGGGACAAAGGAAACTTTTGCCTAAAACATATCCGCGATGTAAAACGGTTTCTAAAAAATTTCCTTAGAGAGTACAAGGAAATGGAACAAGAAGTGGACTTTAAGGACTATCTCAACGTCAAACTTTTGAAATTCAAATTTTATGATGTGTACAGAATACTATTTTTGGATTCTTATTACTACCTACATCCTTCACAGAATACACACAGTGCCAGTGGGGTGGCCCGGGATGCCCTGTTATTGGCATATGAGGGCGAGAATAAGACCGGACTAGCCATCCGTTTTAGAAAATTCGAGGAATCAAGGTTGGGGATCCATGCAACACAGGTGCTCAATATGGGGGATGATTCCCTGAATGATTTAAAAAAGCTGGTATCCGACCTATTTACGAACAACACCTATGCATCGAAAAGCCATCTATCCATTGTTTTCCCCTCACACTATTATCGATATTTCCAGGATATGTTGCAAGAACACGAAATTTCAGAGGAGGTATTCAAATCTGAGATTGGAAAAGATTTGGACAGTATACAGGATGCAATTTCAAGATGGAACGGAGAAGGCAAGTTGGATGCGGTACGCGCACGGTTTTATGAGGTAAGTATCTATAATCTCCCGGATAGGGCGTCATTCGAAAAATTTATACGTGCAATCTTTTTTCTAGCCAGCATACCCATGGAAAAAGAGGAACACGCCATAGGGTTCTATGGCTATGATTTGGACAATTTAAGAAATGTGATTGGGGATTATGAAGAAAGAACTTCAAAGAAATTCTATAATGGAAAACGGGAAAGTTTAAAAGCGTTTACAATTGAGTTGCTCAACTTCGAAGATTACTCCTTGGAGTTTCGTGCCTGTTTGCTGAATAGATGGTACAGCTATTACCATGGGGATCAATGGATTCTCAGTAAACCGGAAATCAAAGCCTTGCTTATCGGAGCCTTTAAAAATTATACTCAGACAGTACGCTTCCCTGATGATGATGTTTGGAACTATTACGGATATTGCCTAGTCACAGAATGGGATCCCTCAGGTCCCAATTCACGAACGTCCAGAAGGGTTCGGTTTACTGAGGCTAATGACATTTTTATCGCTTTCATCAAGGATCATCTAGATCAATTTCTGATTAGGTTCATACAAACTCCCCATGGATTAACAGAGGCAAATAAATTAGGCATTGAAAGTATTGTAAACGATATATTTGGCAATAGATCCAACTTTATGTCATTTCTTGATGATATGAAAATGAAGAAGGATGAAGGACAATTAACTTCTGAATTTATCGATGAATTTCAAGAATTTGCAATGCAATTGGAAGCTTCTGGGAAAGATGGAATTGAGTTTGAATTTGAATTCCCTCCAGCCATGGAGGTTGTGGCATCCCAGGTATGGCGAAGGGCATAG